The genomic segment TATTATGATTTCAAGGAGGGAAAAGGATTTACCGACTCCTATTTGAACAACACCCAATCACTGACGGTTTTCAAACCGGCAACAAGCGGTGCTGTAATTCAGATTACTTTTGAACGGTTTGATGTGCAGAGCGATGGCCAAGGTTGGCCGGGCTATGTAAACATCTATAACGGAATTGCCGATGCTGACAATAGTTTCTCATGGGCTTCATCCGTTTATGACGTAACGGAGAATCCAAGTATTTGTGGCGGAGATATTATGGAAAAAATGGACGGCACTTATACAAACAAAACGTTCACTTCCACGTCAACAGATGGCTGTCTGTCTGTTGGAATGCTATGGAAAAGAGGAAAAGCCGGCAAAGGATGGGTCGCTAAAGTACGTTGTATTGAACCTCAAACTATGGAAGTAAAGGATGCTGGAGAGTATTATTCAAATGTAGTGGTCAATCCACGTACAAAGGATAACATCTTATTAACCAATTTCTATATAGAGACTGAGGGAGAAAATAATGCCGATAGGCTGACTGCTATAAACGTCACATTGCCAGACAACGAAAACGTCATCAACCCTCAATCAATAAAAGTTTATCTGAAAGAGAATATTGATGCCGACGGGGCTATGCTTATTAACAGTACCGTCACTGAAGATGGCAGTGGGTATAAGATAAACCTGAATCAGACACTTGAAAAAGGAAATAATACCTTTGCCATTTTGTGTGACTTTCTGGATGATGGAACTATCGGAGGAAAAGTAAGTATTGACATCACAAGACTAATTACCTTAAAATGTCCTGACGGAATCGCTCCTTTTGAGAAAAAAGATCCTGTTGCCGTACACTGCCCAGGAATTATTCTGATAGCAACGAACGACACAATAGTCGTTGGAGACTATCCGTTAGATTTCTTTGACGACGGAGGATTGAATGGAAACATTTCTCCCTATTTTGAGGGACGAGTGACTTTTATACCAGAAACGGCAGGCAAAAAAGTACAAATAGATTTTTCCAAAGTAAGACTTTTTGTTGCTGGACAATATGGAAACTACGGACAATATATTAAAGTATATAACGGAATGAATACGGATGAGGATAATTTCCTCATGGAAGTGAAGAATTACCAACAACCTATTGTCAAATCCAGTTCTGAAGACGGTGCTCTGACCGTTACATTCTTAAGCACTGTCAGTTCAGCCAACAGCGAAGGTTTTGAGGCTAAAGTCAGTCAAATCGTTCCAGAACCTATGACAATTGATGAAATAAAAGTTTCACAATATGTAAAAGATGTCGTTAGTCCAGGGGATATCAATCAACCTGTCATATACTGGAATATAAAGACAAAAGAAAACGGGAACGCACTCTCTGCAGAACAATTCTTTTTTACGACAAACGGGACGGATGCCCCTATTACAAAAGCGTCCCTTTACTACGGTAGAATGCTAAATGAGTTTGAAAAAGCAAAAAAGATTGGTGAAATTACTGTTTCTGACACAAATATAGACTTGACCACAGAAGAGCCTGTTCGCTTGATAGAAGGAGACAACTATTTCTGGCTGACGTTCGATATTGATGAAAATGCCTTAAACGGACAGCGCATTGACGCCCAGCTGCTTTCTTTTATCGTGGACGGGAATACCCACACGGTTAATGAAGGTGACCCATACGGCAATCGCATGGTCAAACACACTGTATATTCACATAAAGAACAAGGCATTGTAGTCAGCGTTGTAAATGATTTCCTGACTTTCAAGAACAAACCATTTCTTGGCGAATTAGAATATTATGAATTCGGGAAAGATGACCGTATCAATATTTTTGTTCCAAAACATGAGAACATGCGTTGTCAAATCGATTTCAGCAAATTTGTACTTTATTGGAAAGACGGAGATGAACCTGTAAAGGCCAGTTTCAAAATCTATAGCGGTTATGGCGTTGAAGGCGAACTATTATGGGAAGCTAAAACATCATCAGACATAGAAAACGGTCCGAATACTCCCATCTCCTCGAAATCTGAAGATGGTGCCCTTACCATCGTTTTTAATAGCGATGCTAAAAAATTTGCACATACAGGAAAGGGATTCGAGGCTATTGTCCGGGAATATGACCCCATAGCTCCTGTTATAGAGGCAAAAAATACGCTAGCTGATTTGGGTACTGAAATCACATTGGAAGCAAAAGTAAAAGACGGAACTAAGCCCTATAATATCGTATGGATGAACGGAAAACATCAAGTTCTCAGTGAAGAGACCACTAATGCTGAGACATTGACATTCCGACACGTTCCGACCGAATGTGATGATTACTTGGTAAAAGTAACCGATGCTAATGGGAAAACCGCTATTGACACTTGTCGGGTGATTGTGATGGGAGAAGCAATCACTGCTACCTTTGAAAATCTCTATCTCACTCCCGAATCTTATAACGACGGCGAGCGCCTGCCTGGTTCCTTTGTTAGCGGCACATACCTGTTCAACAACACGTGTGTACCCGAAATGAACTATTGGTATGGCTGTTCGTTCTCCAACCGCACTTCTATCCTTTTTGAAAACATTCGTACCGACCAGTTCAATTCAGCAGCAGGAGCCGGTTACAACGGGTCAAATAATTATGTCGTTTGCTATCCACAGGGAACAGCCATTGAAATTCTGAACGATTTCGAAGATAATATCAAAGGATTTTATGTTACCAACAATGCGTGGGTCATAGATGCCATACGCAATGGTGACGGATACACAGAAGGAGGATTTAGAAAGGGAGATTACCTTCGATTGAACGTCAAAGGTATTGATTCTTTCGGAGAAGAAAAGAGTTTCGACTATTTCCTTGCCGATTATCGCGCAGAAAAAGAGGAAGACCACTATTATCTTGACACATGGCAATGGGTCGATATGAGCGAATTAGGGAAAATGAAAAAGATTGTATTTACAATGGGAAGCACACGTGGCAATCTCTATGGAATGACTACTCCTTCTTATTTCTGTATTGACAACTTCAATGGAGAGCGCCAAATTACTGAAGTGCAGCTCGAAGCAAATTCTTCTCTTGTGGACATCTCACAATATTTCTCTTTCGACCATCCCACCGCAACGATAAAATACACTATCGACGATAAGAACACATCCTTTTCATTGTCTGAAACAGGAATACTGAACACCAACGGGCAGAAAGACGTCAGCGTTATCATACGAGCTATTCAGCGCGGAAAAATTCAGTTTATACGATTGAATATCGGAAACACATCATCAATAGGCAACACACCTCCTTCCAAAGCAACTATAAAAGCCATATATACAGCTGAAGGAAAACGCCTCACGAAATTACAACGCGGATTGAACATCGTAAAAATGAGCGATGGAAGCTTCCGAAAAATAATAAAATAAACAAGAAAATCACATTTAATATTTTAATAACTAACATTTAATTTTAAACAAGATGAAACAACATTTACAAAAGTTGATGGTTGTTTTGACCTTATTGTTGCTTTGCATACCAATACAGATGTATGCGCAGTCAACAAGAACGGTCAATCAGCTACAGTTCGGAAAGCAGACCGTCACGGTTGCTTCCGACGAAGAGATTACGTTTTATGACCCTTGGGGGACTGCTGACATTGTTGACAACAATAGTTACAATAGTCAGTCTCTGACAGTATTTAAGCCCGCAGAGGAAGGCAAATCTATTCAAATCACGTTCGAAACGATAGATTTGAATCAATATTCAGCCAATTATTTCCTCTACATGAACCTCTATGACGGAGAAGCTGATGCCGATAATACATTCACTTGGGCAAGCTCTTCAAGTCAAGTTACATCATCTTCCAGCTTAACTGGTTTATCGGGAACTCTTATCGCAGAAAAAATCAATAACTCAAACAAGCCGTCCCTTCCTGTTGTTTATACTGCTGGGACTGCCAATGGTGCCCTTTCTGTTGGATTCATGCACCGTAATTCCAATAAATGTGCAGGATGGGTTGCAAAAGTAAAATGCATTAAGCTTGAGAACATGACCGTGACCGGTGCTGGTTCTAACTATGACGGAGTCATTAACACCCCAAATGCTAAGCAAAACATCTCTTTAGCAAATGTTTTTGTTACGGCAACTGGTGTGATGAGTCCCGACCATGTAACGGGAATTCATTTCAATCTCACAAAAAACGAGAACGCTATCGATCCTACAGCCTTAAAACTTTTCAAAGACAATACACAGGTTGATGCGACGGTCGTTGCCGATGGTACTGGCTATAAATTTACCTTGAACGAAGCGCTCGGCGAAGGAACCACATCATTTACCGTGAAAGGAGACTTCTTAGGAACTGCCGAAATTGGTGCGAAAGTACAAATCGACATTACCAAAGTCACGACAAACGGAATACCTGACGGCGTCACTCCGTTTACACCTGGAACATCTGTTGAAGTCACCAATCCTGCAATTGTCTTGATGACTACTGCCCCACAGACGATTACCGTAAACGAAACGCCACTTAACTTCTTTGACGAAGGAGGACCTCAAGCTGGTGTCGAATGTCGTGCAAACGGAACTGTTACTTTCATTCCTGGAGTTACCGGTAAAAAAGTAATGGTTGATTTCAGCATGATTGACATCTTCAGAGGTTCACTCTACAACCAAGAAATACGCGTTTACAATGGAACATCCGCTAATGCAGACAACTTGGTCAAAACTTTCCAAGATGGAGAAACAGGAACAGTGCGTTCTACATCTCCCGACGGAGCGCTTACCATTGTGTTGTTCAGCGATGCATTGACGGCTACACTCAACGATGGTTTTGAAGCACTTGTTTCGCTATTCACACCGCAGGCAATGACGCTCAATACAATCACGGCCAACCATCCTACTAACGAAACATTGGTGGCTGCTGACGAAGACCAACAAATCTTGTCATTCAACATCACAACCGAAAATACCGAACCTGCTTTGGAGGCACAGAAATTTGCATTCAACACCAACGGAACCTATCCACAAATCACAAAGGCTACATTGTATTACACTGCTGCGGAAAATGCGTTCAAAACGTCTAAGAAAGTTGGAGAAACCGTCATTTCCGCTGATGCTTTTGAGATTACAGCAACAATGCCTGTGACACTGTTAGAAGGCGACAACTATTTTTGGTTGGCATACAACATCAACGACGAAGCCATCAACGGACAGAAGGTAGATGCAGCGATTCTTTCTGCAACAATCAGTGGAACAACAACCAATGTTGTCAACGGAAGCCCGGATGGCGAACGAATCGTTGAAAATGTGGCACTCTCCTATCAAAATATGGGAACCATAACCAAAAAAGTCAACGGCTCGCTTGAATTCAAGACAAAGCCATACAGCGCCGTGCCATCGAAATATGAACCGGGAACGGACGACCGAACCAACGTCTTCATACCGATGCACGAAGGAAAAGTTATCCAACTCGATTTCACCGCTTTTGATGTTTATTATTCCACCTCTTCATGGGGACAGAAAGCTGACTTCAAAGTATATAGCGGACAAGGAACCAGTGGCGAACTCCTTTGGAGTATCGACAACCAGAAAGGACCTGGAAAAGTGCTCCGTTCTACAGCAGCTGACGGTTCAATGACCATTGTTTTCAATCCGAAAGCATCCACATCTACCTATTGCGCTGCAGGTTGGACCGCCACCGTCAGCGAATACCAGTCACAGCCGATGCAAATCGACAGCATCGTTGCTACTCATCCTTCTACTGCTGTCGTATCGGTTGGTGCCAAGAAGCAGGAACTGCTCGATGTCAAAGTCTTCACAACCGGCGACCAAGACGCTGTGAGCCTGAGCGAGATGACTTTCGACTTGAAGGGCAAGCAGCAGAATGTGGAAAAACTCTATGTGACTCAGAACGATGCTGTAATCGGTGAAACAACTGTTGCCGAAGAGCAAACCGTCACCGTTACTTTGACAACACCAGTAGAACTCGCTGAAGGTGAAAACACCTTCAAGATGTCTGTCGATGTAAGTCCAACGGCTGATGATGGAGAAACCATCGACGCAAAGATTATTTCTGTCAAGGCGGGCGAAAGCAACGTTAACGCAACAAACGGCGACCCTGAAGGAGAACGTCTCCTGAAGAGCATGATTATTGCAACCAATGGTGACAACGGAGAAATCAAAGTCGGAACTGGGAAAAGCGTCATGTTCTATGATGATGGAGGTCCCAACGCCGATGGTGCCGATGGCGTAGAAGCGACCATTACGTTTGCTCCACTCGAAGAAGGCGCGACCATCAAACTCATTGACAAAGGAATCGCATTTGCTTCTACAGCACACCTATATATATATGAAGGTGGAGAGGTTGATAATGACAAGCTGATTGTCGATCTGAGCGGTTCGTCTGCTAAGTTCGATCCGATTGTGTCTAACTCAGCCGATGGCAAGATAACCATTAAATATGTCGGTAAAGGAAGCTACACGCGTCCGAACTTCGCTATCGAAGTGCAAGGCTATCAGAAGAAAGCCTTCGAGGTGAAGAACTACACGGTGACCGATGTCAGCACAACCAACGTGATGGCTGGTCAGGAAGACGTGCAGATGCTGCGCGTGGACATGACGGTGGAGGGCGACTATACTCCGCTGGAGGTTCAGCAGTTCACCATTGACGCAACTCAGAATGCTGCGCTCGACAAGGTGTTTGTCTATACCACAGACACGATTGGTGCTTTCTCGGCAGTCAACAAGTTTGGTGAAGCACAAGGCACAACCAATGTGACGGGCAGTTATACCATCGACAAGGAAGGCGTATATAAGTTCTGGGTCGCTTACAACATCAAGAGCGATGCAACTGTCGGTGCACAGGCATCTGCGAAACTGACTTCGTTCACAATCAACGGAGCGCAGACTAATGTGACGGAAGATGTGACGGCTTCGGTTACCGTCAAATCCGGTATGCACGGTACGTTCACTGTCGGTACGGGTGGTGACTATGCTACGATTCAGGCGGCTGTTGACGCTGTTTCTTCCGGCGTGGACGGACCGGTTGTCATCAACATCAAGAATGGTGAGTACAACGAGCAGGTGGTTATCCCGCATATCCCGGGCACTTCGTCGACGAACACCATTACGCTGCAGTCTGAAAGCGGTGACTATCTCGATGTGAAGATTTATCACGACAGTTACACCTATCCGTTTGGCGCTGAGCACCAGGTGAGACAAAAAGGTGTCATTACAGTTGCCGGATGTGACTGGCTTACGTTGAAGAACCTTGAGGTGACAACCACCGACAATGCCTATCCGGGTGTTATCCAGTTGAAGAACGAGAGCCGCCACGTGACCATCGAAGGCTGTTACCTGCATGCTTCAGTATCGACCAATGCACAACAAAGTATTGGTATTATCAATATGACGGCTATCGATGAAGCGAACCGCAACAACGACTATATCACCGTCAAGGACAACTTGATTGAAGGTGGTTACATCAGTATGCGTATCGGTGGTACCGGTTATGTCCGTCTGCCGAAGGAAGTAGGTGCTGTCATCGAGGGCAACACCATCCGCAACGGCGGTACGAAGTCTATCTACGTGATGGACGAGCTGGGTGCGAAGATTCGCAACAATACGGTCATTATCGATGCCGATGCAGAGACAAAGATCAGCGTGGGTATCTTCGATATGCAGCTGCGCGATGAGTATGATGAGCCATTCGAAGTGACAGGAAACATCTTCAATGTGGCTCCGAAGACTTATGCCCCAGTATTCAATCTGCGTCAGGTGGAAGCTTCTGCAGCAGCACCGATGCTGATTGCCAACAACGTTGTCAACCTGACTTCGCTCAACGCAAGCTACAGTTCGTTCAAGCTCGCAGCTGCGAAAATCAAGAACGTGAATATCGCCCATAACACATTCCGCATGACGGGTACGAACGGTGGTGCAGCGTTCTGGCTGAACAGTAAGCTGGATGCAGGTTACGGCAACATCAACGTCGTGAACAACATCATTCAGAACGAGACCAACGGCTTGGCTGTCAACCTCTACAATGATGACAACCTCGGAAAAATCAACTTCCAGAACAACGTTGTCTATACCGAAGGAACCGACTTCTTCCGCGCAGCTTCTGCAACGAAGGGCGACTTCGATTTCTTCGTCACAAAGACAGGTGCAACGGGTAGTGTGAACAAGAAGGTCAACTTCTTGAGCGAGAATGTGCTGGAACCGGCTGATGACCTCGATGGTGACCTGCTCACGGCAACGGCACTGAGCTACGTGACCACTGATATCGCCGGAAAGGCTCGCCCGACGGAGAACATCACCATCGGTGCATACGAATATAGTGCCGACAACCAGGCACCCGTGATGCTCGAGACCTATCCGAAGGTGGTTACGGCTATCGACGGAAAGGCGACACTCGCCGTGAAGACCGACCTCGCAGCAACGGTTTACTGCATCGTGAAGAAAGCCACCGAGACGGCTCCGACCGTTGACGAGCTCAAGGCGTCAGAGATAAAGAAGGACGTTTCTGCTGAGACAGAGACGACCATCGAGGTGGAAGGTCTGGAGATTGGCGAGCAGTATATCGCATACTTCCTGCCCGTCGGACTGCGCGGTGCAGAAGGTGAAATCAGTCAGACAGAGACCTTCACAATGACTGCGACACCTCCTGTAACCGACAAGCCGGAGGCTGACGTCTATATCAACAACTCTACCGACGAAGAGACGGTTGAGGCAGGAACGGGCGTTACCCTCATGGCAATGGTGACCGTCGATGAGCGCACCGCTCCCTACACGCTCACATGGATGGACGGCAAGCACAATGTCCTGCTGACCGAAACCTTCGAGAGTGCAGATGATATCGACGCCATCTTCACTACTACTCATACGCCGACCGAGTGTACCGACTATATCTTCATCGTCAAAGACAATGCAGAGAAAGCCGATACAGCCTTCGTTCGTGCTTATGTGACTGGCGATGCCGTTACGGCTACGTTCGAGAACCTCTATCTCGACAGCGAAAGC from the Prevotella sp. Rep29 genome contains:
- a CDS encoding DUF4465 domain-containing protein, producing the protein MEKQRKSLFDKKMSSVLNVKRRLHAQINHRLILQLTSLAMLLLIPSRLLATDKVVQRQFGKQMVTIKANEEITYYDFKEGKGFTDSYLNNTQSLTVFKPATSGAVIQITFERFDVQSDGQGWPGYVNIYNGIADADNSFSWASSVYDVTENPSICGGDIMEKMDGTYTNKTFTSTSTDGCLSVGMLWKRGKAGKGWVAKVRCIEPQTMEVKDAGEYYSNVVVNPRTKDNILLTNFYIETEGENNADRLTAINVTLPDNENVINPQSIKVYLKENIDADGAMLINSTVTEDGSGYKINLNQTLEKGNNTFAILCDFLDDGTIGGKVSIDITRLITLKCPDGIAPFEKKDPVAVHCPGIILIATNDTIVVGDYPLDFFDDGGLNGNISPYFEGRVTFIPETAGKKVQIDFSKVRLFVAGQYGNYGQYIKVYNGMNTDEDNFLMEVKNYQQPIVKSSSEDGALTVTFLSTVSSANSEGFEAKVSQIVPEPMTIDEIKVSQYVKDVVSPGDINQPVIYWNIKTKENGNALSAEQFFFTTNGTDAPITKASLYYGRMLNEFEKAKKIGEITVSDTNIDLTTEEPVRLIEGDNYFWLTFDIDENALNGQRIDAQLLSFIVDGNTHTVNEGDPYGNRMVKHTVYSHKEQGIVVSVVNDFLTFKNKPFLGELEYYEFGKDDRINIFVPKHENMRCQIDFSKFVLYWKDGDEPVKASFKIYSGYGVEGELLWEAKTSSDIENGPNTPISSKSEDGALTIVFNSDAKKFAHTGKGFEAIVREYDPIAPVIEAKNTLADLGTEITLEAKVKDGTKPYNIVWMNGKHQVLSEETTNAETLTFRHVPTECDDYLVKVTDANGKTAIDTCRVIVMGEAITATFENLYLTPESYNDGERLPGSFVSGTYLFNNTCVPEMNYWYGCSFSNRTSILFENIRTDQFNSAAGAGYNGSNNYVVCYPQGTAIEILNDFEDNIKGFYVTNNAWVIDAIRNGDGYTEGGFRKGDYLRLNVKGIDSFGEEKSFDYFLADYRAEKEEDHYYLDTWQWVDMSELGKMKKIVFTMGSTRGNLYGMTTPSYFCIDNFNGERQITEVQLEANSSLVDISQYFSFDHPTATIKYTIDDKNTSFSLSETGILNTNGQKDVSVIIRAIQRGKIQFIRLNIGNTSSIGNTPPSKATIKAIYTAEGKRLTKLQRGLNIVKMSDGSFRKIIK
- a CDS encoding DUF4465 domain-containing protein, encoding MKQHLQKLMVVLTLLLLCIPIQMYAQSTRTVNQLQFGKQTVTVASDEEITFYDPWGTADIVDNNSYNSQSLTVFKPAEEGKSIQITFETIDLNQYSANYFLYMNLYDGEADADNTFTWASSSSQVTSSSSLTGLSGTLIAEKINNSNKPSLPVVYTAGTANGALSVGFMHRNSNKCAGWVAKVKCIKLENMTVTGAGSNYDGVINTPNAKQNISLANVFVTATGVMSPDHVTGIHFNLTKNENAIDPTALKLFKDNTQVDATVVADGTGYKFTLNEALGEGTTSFTVKGDFLGTAEIGAKVQIDITKVTTNGIPDGVTPFTPGTSVEVTNPAIVLMTTAPQTITVNETPLNFFDEGGPQAGVECRANGTVTFIPGVTGKKVMVDFSMIDIFRGSLYNQEIRVYNGTSANADNLVKTFQDGETGTVRSTSPDGALTIVLFSDALTATLNDGFEALVSLFTPQAMTLNTITANHPTNETLVAADEDQQILSFNITTENTEPALEAQKFAFNTNGTYPQITKATLYYTAAENAFKTSKKVGETVISADAFEITATMPVTLLEGDNYFWLAYNINDEAINGQKVDAAILSATISGTTTNVVNGSPDGERIVENVALSYQNMGTITKKVNGSLEFKTKPYSAVPSKYEPGTDDRTNVFIPMHEGKVIQLDFTAFDVYYSTSSWGQKADFKVYSGQGTSGELLWSIDNQKGPGKVLRSTAADGSMTIVFNPKASTSTYCAAGWTATVSEYQSQPMQIDSIVATHPSTAVVSVGAKKQELLDVKVFTTGDQDAVSLSEMTFDLKGKQQNVEKLYVTQNDAVIGETTVAEEQTVTVTLTTPVELAEGENTFKMSVDVSPTADDGETIDAKIISVKAGESNVNATNGDPEGERLLKSMIIATNGDNGEIKVGTGKSVMFYDDGGPNADGADGVEATITFAPLEEGATIKLIDKGIAFASTAHLYIYEGGEVDNDKLIVDLSGSSAKFDPIVSNSADGKITIKYVGKGSYTRPNFAIEVQGYQKKAFEVKNYTVTDVSTTNVMAGQEDVQMLRVDMTVEGDYTPLEVQQFTIDATQNAALDKVFVYTTDTIGAFSAVNKFGEAQGTTNVTGSYTIDKEGVYKFWVAYNIKSDATVGAQASAKLTSFTINGAQTNVTEDVTASVTVKSGMHGTFTVGTGGDYATIQAAVDAVSSGVDGPVVINIKNGEYNEQVVIPHIPGTSSTNTITLQSESGDYLDVKIYHDSYTYPFGAEHQVRQKGVITVAGCDWLTLKNLEVTTTDNAYPGVIQLKNESRHVTIEGCYLHASVSTNAQQSIGIINMTAIDEANRNNDYITVKDNLIEGGYISMRIGGTGYVRLPKEVGAVIEGNTIRNGGTKSIYVMDELGAKIRNNTVIIDADAETKISVGIFDMQLRDEYDEPFEVTGNIFNVAPKTYAPVFNLRQVEASAAAPMLIANNVVNLTSLNASYSSFKLAAAKIKNVNIAHNTFRMTGTNGGAAFWLNSKLDAGYGNINVVNNIIQNETNGLAVNLYNDDNLGKINFQNNVVYTEGTDFFRAASATKGDFDFFVTKTGATGSVNKKVNFLSENVLEPADDLDGDLLTATALSYVTTDIAGKARPTENITIGAYEYSADNQAPVMLETYPKVVTAIDGKATLAVKTDLAATVYCIVKKATETAPTVDELKASEIKKDVSAETETTIEVEGLEIGEQYIAYFLPVGLRGAEGEISQTETFTMTATPPVTDKPEADVYINNSTDEETVEAGTGVTLMAMVTVDERTAPYTLTWMDGKHNVLLTETFESADDIDAIFTTTHTPTECTDYIFIVKDNAEKADTAFVRAYVTGDAVTATFENLYLDSESYWHCNDSRTSFVSGSYKFDSGAMPGYNYYYDFSYSNQTSTVYETLADQHKSVVGSGVNGSENYVVAYPQGGKIHVMNNAEGDSIRGFYITNNAWTADAIVNGDGFLGAFAQGDYLKVIISGDNGKSVEAYLADYRASNAADHYYLDTWQWVDLTSLGKVKNLSFTFDGSKKNSYGLTTPAYFCLDNFNGERNETTAATQTADNGSLTVDVDDFTTLNEGSATKTYEIVDQLPEGITATVNADGTLNVTGTTDGTYEIVVKVTQKGKVEYVRIPVTIATGIRLIGIDAADVEGYYTLDGKRIDQPQRGINIVRMKNGETKKLIVR